From the genome of Impatiens glandulifera chromosome 9, dImpGla2.1, whole genome shotgun sequence, one region includes:
- the LOC124915959 gene encoding uncharacterized mitochondrial protein AtMg00300-like, with protein sequence MEDNSSCKVVDIGTRKIKMFDGAVRTLDDVRLVLNLKRSLISLSTLDSKVTIVGDIVVITSSLSDDDVTKLWHMLLGHMSENGMTDLSKQGLLDGKSINELKFYENCILNKHKRVMFSKVIYDTKGTLDYIHSDL encoded by the exons ATGGAAGACAATTCATCATGCAAGGTTGTGGATATAGGAACAAGAAAAATCAAGATGTTTGATGGAGCTGTTCGAACACTTGATGATGTGAGACTTGTTCTTAATTTGAAGAGAAGTCTTATTTCTCTTAGTACCCTCGATTCAAAGGTTACAA TTGTAGGCGATATTGTTGTAATTACCTCCTCGTTATCTGATGATGATGTCACAAAATTGTGGCATATGCTacttggtcatatgagtgaGAATGGAATGACAGATTTGAGCAAGCAAGGACTTCTTGATGGGAAGAGTATTAATGAATTGAAGTTTTATGAGAATTGCATTCTCAATAAGCATAAAAGAGTTATGTTCTCTAAAGTAATCTACGACACTAAAGGAACACTGGATTATATTCACTCTGATCTCTAG